In Myxococcus stipitatus, the following are encoded in one genomic region:
- a CDS encoding metal-dependent hydrolase has translation MASIGHAAVGLALGRYEAGDGSTRRRIASMVFFAALALLPDADVVAFVFRIPYSAPWGHRGASHSFVFAAGVALLVALAAKWASAPPLRWGALAFLAVASHGLLDSLTDGGLGAALLWPFSNARVFAPVQPLPVSPIGAGMLSPRGLYVVGVELLAFIPFWAYALWPRKSATRR, from the coding sequence ATGGCGAGCATCGGTCACGCGGCGGTGGGTCTGGCGTTGGGGCGGTACGAGGCAGGCGACGGGTCGACCCGCCGGCGGATTGCCTCCATGGTGTTCTTCGCGGCCCTCGCCCTGCTTCCCGACGCGGACGTGGTGGCCTTCGTGTTCCGCATTCCGTACTCGGCGCCGTGGGGACATCGAGGGGCGTCGCACTCGTTCGTCTTCGCCGCGGGCGTGGCGCTCCTCGTGGCGCTGGCGGCGAAGTGGGCCTCCGCGCCGCCCCTGCGCTGGGGCGCACTGGCGTTCCTCGCGGTGGCGAGCCACGGGCTGCTCGACTCACTCACCGACGGCGGATTGGGCGCGGCGCTGTTGTGGCCGTTCTCGAACGCCCGCGTGTTCGCCCCCGTCCAACCGCTGCCCGTGTCCCCCATCGGCGCGGGCATGCTGTCGCCGCGAGGGCTGTATGTCGTCGGCGTGGAGCTGCTCGCGTTCATCCCCTTCTGGGCCTACGCACTCTGGCCCCGCAAGTCCGCGACGAGGCGCTGA